The region CCGGGGTCCGCGGCGGGGCCAGCGAGTCGTCGGCCTGGTTCTCCAGCTGACGCAGCTGGCTCTCCAGGTACGACTTCAGCCGCGTGCGGTACTCGCGCTCGAAGCCGCGCAGGTCCTCGACCTTGCGCTCCAGCGTCGCGCGGGCCGACTCCAGCGAGCCCATCGCCACGCGGTGCTTCTCCTGCGCGTCCCGCTCCAGCGCGTCGGCCTTGGCGCGGGCGTCCCGCTCCAGGCCCTCGGCACGGCTGCGCGCCTCGCCGACGATCTTGTTGGCCTCGGAACGGGCCTCCGCGATCGCCTGGTCGGCGGTCTGCTGTGCCAGCGACAGCACGCGTGCGGCACTGTCACCGCCGGGGCCGCCCTGCTGGGCAGCCTGCGGCAGCTGCGGTCCGCCGGGGCCGCCCATCGGGCCACCCATGGGACCGCCGGGGCCCATCGGACCGGGGCCGTGCGGGCCCTGCGGACCGGGGCCGTGGCCACCGGGACCAGGAGGCAGCTGCGGTGCACCACCAGGCAGTTGGGGAGGGCCACCCATCCCCTGCTGCTGCTGCGGCGGGACCGGCTGCGGACCGGATATGGCGGCGGGCACCGGTGCCCCGGGCCGCTGCTGCTGCTCCTGCTGCTGGTCCGGTCCCTTGCGCAGCCCCTGCTGCTGCTGGTTCTGCGCCGCGGCGCGGGTGGCAGCGGCAAGCTTGGCGCGAAGGTCCTCGTTCTCCCGCAGGAGCCGGGTCAGTTCGGCTTCGACCTCATCGAGGAAGGCATCGACCTCGTC is a window of Streptomyces caniferus DNA encoding:
- a CDS encoding DivIVA domain-containing protein, which produces MPLTPEDVRNKQFTTVRLREGYDEDEVDAFLDEVEAELTRLLRENEDLRAKLAAATRAAAQNQQQQGLRKGPDQQQEQQQRPGAPVPAAISGPQPVPPQQQQGMGGPPQLPGGAPQLPPGPGGHGPGPQGPHGPGPMGPGGPMGGPMGGPGGPQLPQAAQQGGPGGDSAARVLSLAQQTADQAIAEARSEANKIVGEARSRAEGLERDARAKADALERDAQEKHRVAMGSLESARATLERKVEDLRGFEREYRTRLKSYLESQLRQLENQADDSLAPPRTPAAPSLPPSPSMASAGAGTMGGNHTMGGGQQMGGNHSMAGQSNGGPSYGGQQQMSPAMTQPMAPVRPQSPQPMQQTPSPMRGFLIDEDDN